Proteins encoded together in one Ipomoea triloba cultivar NCNSP0323 chromosome 4, ASM357664v1 window:
- the LOC116014837 gene encoding receptor-like protein kinase HSL1, giving the protein MLQHHPIHHAFFFFILLLSFPNYSQSLTTHDDGERGILLSLKQHWENPSSLERWNSTSSPCHHWPEISCIDGSVTEIYLSGMNIRGSFPSKIICQLSNLSSIYLSMNYLWGTIPVGLSNCSKLEELDLFENLLTGKIPGELFSMKTLRFLNLQENMLSGEIPTIPMVAHTLEYLLLSFNQLNGSIPDDIGNFYNLVALDLSMNSFSGPIPARLLQLQQLSYLSLSFNKLSGEIPTQLFSMKKLISLRLGHNMLSGEIPTLMVSQSLQKLDLSSNHLNGSIPATLLRLHQLSYLLLASNNLTGEIPASLDLFSLIYINLSHNHLSGSIPRGFEELQQLETIDVSHNKFSGEICETVSRMSAARLTLRICKNHFSGRIPYQLMDRKYKHRCFDEANLCSYVMDKRLPTCPSQLFSDYSVPQHCASNKPSKSKKIISAIIAVVLIVGLGILILVFRYAWGRRRENDGEEWSIISLQRLEFNKWDILGNLTDENLIGNGGSGKVYRVITKKGQSVAVKSIWHEPKQGQGLMEKQFLAEVKILGGIWHNNIVKLLCCIRGKTTKLLVYEYMDKQCAYKWLHGKKRGLTTQVLQWERRLKIAIGASQGLCYIHHS; this is encoded by the coding sequence ATGCTGCAGCACCACCCTATTCATCacgctttcttcttcttcatcctcctTTTGTCCTTCCCAAATTATTCACAATCTTTAACCACTCATGATGATGGTGAAAGGGGTATTTTACTTAGCCTAAAACAACACTGGGAAAATCCATCTTCACTTGAGCGGTGGAACTCCACTTCCTCCCCATGCCACCACTGGCCTGAAATTTCATGCATCGACGGAAGTGTCACAGAGATATATCTCTCCGGAATGAACATCCGAGGATCATTCCCCTCAAAAATCATATGCCAGCTCAGTAATCTTTCTTCAATCTATCTCAGCATGAATTATCTATGGGGAACTATACCAGTTGGCCTCTCCAATTGCTCAAAGCTTGAAGAGTTGGATCTATTTGAAAATCTGTTGACAGGAAAAATACCGGGTGAGTTGTTTTCCATGAAAACCCTGCGATTTTTGAATCTTCAAGAAAACATGTTGTCCGGTGAGATACCGACGATACCCATGGTGGCTCACACTTTGGAGTATCTTCTTCTTTCGTTTAACCAGTTGAATGGATCAATACCAGATGATATAGGGAATTTTTACAATCTTGTAGCCTTGgatttgtctatgaattctTTCAGTGGCCCAATTCCTGCTAGATTGTTACAGTTGCAGCAACTGTCTTATCTTTCACTTTCTTTTAACAAATTGAGTGGTGAAATACCAACTCAgttgttttccatgaaaaagCTAATTAGTTTACGTCTTGGTCACAACATGCTGTCCGGTGAGATACCAACACTCATGGTGTCTCAGAGTTTGCAGAAACTTGATCTTTCAAGTAACCATTTAAATGGATCAATACCTGCTACATTGTTGCGGTTGCATCAACTGTCTTATCTTTTACTTGCCTCTAACAATTTGACTGGTGAAATACCTGCAAGTTTGGACTTATTTAGTCTGATTTATATAAATCTTTCTCACAATCATCTTAGTGGAAGTATTCCAAGAGGCTTTGAAGAACTGCAGCAATTGGAGACTATTGATGTTTCACATAACAAATTTTCTGGagaaatatgtgaaactgttagcCGTATGTCAGCTGCAAGACTAACCCTTAGGATTTGCAAGAACCACTTTTCTGGGAGAATACCTTATCAGCTAATGGACCGAAAATATAAACACAGATGCTTTGATGAAGcgaatttatgttcatatgtaATGGATAAAAGATTGCCAACATGCCCTTCCCAACTGTTTTCTGATTATTCGGTTCCGCAACACTGCGCTTCCAATAAGCCAAGTAAATCAAAGAAAATCATTAGTGCCATCATTGCAGTGGTACTCATTGTTGGGTTAGGAATTCTGATACTGGTGTTCAGATATGCATGGGGAAGGAGAAGGGAAAATGATGGAGAAGAATGGAGTATCATTTCACTTCAAAGGTTGGAATTCAATAAATGGGATATTTTGGGTAATCTGACGGATGAAAATTTGATTGGAAATGGAGGGTCAGGAAAAGTATATAGAGTGATCACCAAAAAAGGTCAGAGTGTTGCTGTTAAAAGTATATGGCATGAACCAAAGCAAGGGCAGGGATTAATGGAGAAACAGTTTCTAGCAGAGGTTAAGATCCTTGGGGGAATTTGGCACAACAACATAGTGAAATTGTTATGCTGCATCAGAGGAAAGACAACAAAGCTTCTTGTGTATGAATACATGGACAAACAATGTGCTTACAAATGGTTGCATGGAAAAAAGAGAGGCTTAACTACTCAAGTCTTGCAGTGGGAGAGAAGGCTAAAAATTGCCATTGGAGCTTCACAAGGGCTTTGCTATATTCATCATTCATAG
- the LOC116015350 gene encoding leucine-rich repeat receptor protein kinase EMS1-like yields the protein MLHPHHHGLMFFFIILLFSSLNYSQSLTTHADDERAILLSLKQHYWGNPSSLQQWDSTSSPCDWPGISCDFDGSVTQIYLSEMNLQGSFPSKIICQLNNLSSIDFSYNSLWGSIPVGLSSCSKLEDLDLSANNFTGKIPGELFSMKMLLSLCLRENMLSSEIPTPMVVHSLVGLDLSRNQLNGSIPGELFSMKRLRSLYLQYNMLSSEIPTTMMVHSLEDLDLSSNQLNGSIPDDIGNLYILGYLKLSNNSLSGPIPAGLLQLQHLSQLSLSYNKLSGEIPTSWAAYSLEDLDLSSNHLNGLIPEDIWNSYNLIRLDLSNNSLRGPIPGVLLQLPQLSHLSLSYNKLSGEIPATLFPLLNLSNIDLSHNHLSGTIPKTFGELLKQRDKLTIDICFNNISGRIPYKLVKERFVHSCFDEANLCSDVKEKGLPACSTEWCSDYTIRGYMDCSSKSKRKSNYIIITCGAIAGILIGLGILILVLRPRVGRRKERDGEEWSMISFQRLKFNKWDILGGLIDENLIGNGGSGKVYRVITKKGQKVAVKSIRLEQKERQGLMEKQFLAEVKILGGIWHNNIVKLLCCIRGKTTKLLVYEYVDKQCVHKWLYGKKRGLTTQVLQWERRLKIAIGAAQGLCYLHHNCSPPIVHRDIKSSNILVDSDFNAKIADFGLAKMMASEGNPETASAIVETFGYIAPEYGSTRKVDAKSDIYSFGVVLLELTTGREAVTGNEDINLAQWAHKHQREGKSAADALDEEIKEPRYLEAMIIIFKLGLACTLSSPSSRPSMKDISQIL from the exons ATGCTGCATCCTCATCATCATGGCTTGatgttcttcttcatcatcctcCTTTTCTCCTCCCTAAATTATTCACAATCTTTAACCACTCATGCTGATGATGAAAGGGCTATTTTACTTAGCCTAAAACAACACTACTGGGGAAATCCATCTTCACTTCAGCAGTGGGACTCCACTTCCTCCCCATGTGACTGGCCTGGAATTTCATGTGACTTCGATGGAAGTGTCACACAGATATATCTCTCTGAGATGAACCTCCAAGGATCATTCCCCTCAAAAATTATATGTCAGCTCAACAACCTTTCTTCAATCGATTTCAGTTACAATAGTCTCTGGGGAAGTATACCAGTTGGCCTCTCCAGTTGCTCAAAGCTTGAAGACTTAGATCTAtctgcaaataatttcacaggAAAAATACCAG GTGAGTTGTTTTCCATGAAAATGCTGTTGAGTTTATGTCTTCGAGAGAACATGTTGTCCAGTGAGATACCAACACCCATGGTGGTTCATAGTTTGGTGGGTCTTGATCTTTCAAGAAACCAGTTGAATGGATCAATACCAGGTGAATTGTTTTCCATGAAAAGGCTGCGCAGTTTATATCTTCAATACAATATGTTGTCCAGTGAGATACCGACAACCATGATGGTTCACAGTTTGGAGGATCTTGATCTTTCAAGTAACCAGTTGAATGGATCAATACCAGATGATATAGGAAATTTATACATTCTTGGCTACTTgaaattgtctaataattcttTAAGTGGCCCAATTCCTGCTGGATTGTTACAGTTGCAGCATCTGTCTCAACTTTCACTTTCTTATAACAAATTGAGTGGTGAGATACCAACATCCTGGGCGGCTTACAGTTTGGAGGATCTTGATCTTTCAAGTAACCATTTGAATGGATTAATACCAGAAGATATATGGAATTCATACAACCTTATCCGCTTAGATTTGTCCAATAATTCTTTAAGGGGCCCAATTCCTGGTGTATTGTTACAGTTGCCGCAACTGTCTCATCTTTCACTTTCTTATAACAAATTGAGTGGTGAAATACCTGCTACACTATTTCCCTTACTTAATCTGAGTAACATAGATCTTTCTCATAATCATCTAAGTGGAACTATTCCAAAAACTTTTGGAGAATTACTGAAACAGAGGGATAAACTGACCATTGATATTTGTTTCAACAACATTTCTGGGAGAATCCCTTATAAGCTAGTGAAGGAAAGATTTGTACACAGCTGCTTTGATGAAGCCAATTTATGTTCAGATGTAAAGGAAAAGGGATTGCCAGCATGCTCTACAGAATGGTGTTCTGATTATACAATTCGAGGTTACATGGATTGCAGTTCCAAGTCAAAGAGAAAGAGTAATTACATCATCATAACGTGCGGTGCAATTGCAGGGATACTTATTGGGTTAGGAATTCTGATACTGGTGCTCAGACCTAGGGTGGGAAGGAGAAAAGAACGCGATGGAGAAGAATGGAGTATGATTTCATTTCAAAGGTTGAAATTCAATAAATGGGATATTTTGGGCGGTTTGATAGATGAAAATTTGATTGGAAATGGAGGATCAGGAAAAGTGTATAGAGTGATCACCAAGAAAGGCCAAAAGGTTGCTGTTAAAAGTATAAGGCTTGAACAAAAGGAAAGGCAGGGATTAATGGAGAAACAATTCCTAGCAGAGGTTAAGATCCTCGGGGGAATTTGGCACAACAACATAGTGAAATTGTTATGTTGCATCAGAGGAAAGACTACAAAGCTTCTTGTGTATGAATACGTGGACAAACAATGTGTTCACAAATGGTTGTATGGAAAGAAGAGAGGCTTAACTACTCAAGTCTTGCAGTGGGAGAGGAGGCTAAAAATTGCCATTGGAGCTGCACAAGGCCTCTGCTATTTGCATCATAATTGCAGTCCACCCATTGTTCATAGAGATATCAAGTCCAGTAACATACTTGTCGACTCTGACTTCAATGCCAAGATTGCAGACTTTGGATTGGCAAAGATGATGGCGAGCGAAGGAAATCCAGAAACAGCATCTGCTATTGTGGAAACCTTTGGTTACATTGCCCctg AATATGGAAGTACAAGAAAAGTGGACGCGAAGAGCGACATCTACAGCTTCGGTGTAGTACTCTTGGAATTGACAACGGGAAGAGAAGCAGTGACTGGAAATGAGGATATAAACCTAGCACAATGGGCACACAAACACCAAAGAGAAGGAAAATCAGCTGCAGATGCCCTGGATGAAGAGATCAAGGAGCCACGCTATCTGGAGGCAATGatcattattttcaaattaggccTTGCGTGTACGTTGAGTTCCCCATCAAGCAGACCGTCCATGAAAGATATTTCACAGATTCTTTAA